The sequence GCCACCCTTGCTGACGCCAAGTGCCTGCGCCAGCACCTCGATCCGGACCGCTTCGGGGCCTCCTGCAACGAGTGCCCGCAAGCCTTCCTCGATCCACTTGCCGCGTGGCGTGCGGGTCGCGCCCATGGTGTGTGCCTCCTCACGTCCCTGCCGACGAGTATACGGCGGCGTATAGATGGCTCTATGCTCGATCTATACGCCACCGTATAGATAACTGCATGGAGAGGGGCCTGCTCATGCGACTTCCCCGGACCGCCCACACCGACCGCCCCTGGCGGATCCACGAGATCGCCGGCGACTTCACGGTTGAGGACGTGTGGGCGCTGGACACCCCCGGTGGACCCGACGACCTTGTGTGGCTGGTGCGCCAGACCGCCGACGGAATCAGGGACGGAGTGAGCGGAGAAGGCGCCGTCTCCCGCGTTCTTTTCGCAGTCCGCTGGAAACTCGGAGCACTGCTCGGCTGGGACAAGTCCGGTACCGGCATCGGCACCCGACTGCCCTCCCTGCACAGCCGCTTGCCGAAGGACCTTCGGGAGGGCCCCCAGGGCCCGGACCTCGGCTCGTCCCCGTTCACCTCCCTCTATCTGAGGGACGACGAGTGGGCCGCCGAGATGGGCAACAAGACCGTGCACGCAGTGATGCACATCGGCTGGGTCCCGGACGGGTCCGGCGGCTACCGCGGCCAGATGGCCGTCCTGGTGAAGCCGAACGGGCTGTTCGGAACCCTCTATATGGCCGCCATCAAACCCTTCCGGTACGTCGGGGTATACCCGGCGCTGATGCGCTCCATCGCCCGCGAGTGGCGGGCGAACGCGGCCGCACGGGGGGCGCGCTGACGAGATGCCACGAGGCGGGGTCGCCCGGACACGACACTGTCGCATGATCCGTCGGGCAGGCCCCCGAACTGACCAAGGCCCCTTGTGGAGCACCACAGTCGGTGGCGTTTGTGGACGGTCTGCCATGGACCGAAGCGTGCGGGCAGATTGCGCCACTGTAAGAGCTCGCGCAGATAGGCGTGCCCACATGGGCAGCCGTTCCGGCCGTTACCGTACGTTGTTCCCGTCACCGGCTTGCTGGGTGGCACGGCGGAAAACTCTGTGCGTACGGGTGGGCTGGGGCGTAATGATGTGGGTATGTCGCGTCCTTTTGAAGAGCTTGTCGCCGAGGCTGAGTCGGTTTCCGTGGAGGGTTGGGATTTCTCCTGGCTGGATGGCCGGGCGACCGAGGAACGCCCGTCGTGGGGCTATCAGCAGGCAATGAGTCGGCGGCTGGCGGCGGTGTCGGCGGCGCTTGATATTCACACCGGTGGTGGTGAGGTCCTGGCCGGGGCGGAGAAACTGCCTCCCGCGATGGCCGCGACGGAGTCCTGGCCGCCGAACGTGGCCAAGGCGACCAGGCTGCTGCACCCGCGCGGGGTGGTGGTCGTCGCCGATCCGGACGAGCCGCCGCTGCCGTTCGCCGATGAGGCATTCGACCTGGTGACCAGTCGGCATCCCGCGACGGTATGGTGGTCGGAGATCGCGCGAGTGCTGCGCCCGGGTGGGGCGTACTTCGCCCAGCACGTCGGCCCCGCCAGTGTGTGGGAGCTGGTCGAGTACTTCCTGGGGCCGCAGCCTGAGGCGCGCCGGAAGCGGCACCCTGACGACGAGAGCGCGGCAGCGAAGGCCGTCGGCCTGGAGATCGCCGACGTGCGCACGGAACGGTTGAGGATGGAGTTCTTCGACGTCGGCGCCGTGATCTACTTCCTGCGCAAGGTGATCTGGACGGTGCCCGGTTTCACCGTCGAGCAGTACCGCAGCCGCCTGCGCGAGCTGCACGAGGAGATCGAGGCCGAGGGCCCGTTCATCGCCCACTCCTCCAGAACCCTCATCGAGGCACGCAAGCCCGAGCGCGCGTAGGAGCTCGCGGAGACAGGCGTGCCCTCATGGGCGGCGGTTCGGCCGGTTGTCCCAGCGATGGGTGGTCCATGCCCGGCGGATCAGGCTACGGGCGGTGATGATCGTGTCGGCGAGGTCGAAGAAGGCGTTGACGACGGTGGTGCGGCGTTCGTAGCAGCGGGCGAGCCGGTGGAAGGCGTTCTGCCCGGCATGGGTCCGCTCGACGTGCCACCTCCGGCTCGCCTGGATCGGCGCCTTCTCGCCTTTGTGCACGATGCGCCGGTGCAGGTTTCGGGCGGTGAGTTCGGTGCGGGTCTTGTCCGAGTCGTAGCCGGCGTCCAGGTGCACGGTGATGTCGCCGGGCAGCGGCCCGAGGTCATCCAACAGGTCCTGGGTCGGGGCGAGCAACGGGGAATCGTGGCGGTTCGCGGCGGCCAGGACCCTGCCGAGGGGGATTCCGTAACCATCGTCATACCCGAGCGTTTCAAGCCCTGTTTGCCACGATCGACCGGTGAGCGTCCGGCGACCTCACCGCCGCCAGGGGCCTTGGTTATGGAGCCGTCGATGGCGATCTGGTCGAGCACGAGCCCCACGATCCGGTCGTAGGACTGGAGCGCGATCTGCTTGAGCCGGGCGAAGACGCCGAGCCGGATCCACTCGTCGCGACGGTTGCGGATGGTGGTCGCCGAGCACGTCGTGTCGGCGATCCCCTGGTAGGAGCAGCCGAACCGGAGAAGTTGCAGCAGTTTGTCGAACACGATCCGGTCGTTGATGCGGGGGCGGTGACACCCCAACGGATGGGCCGGGTCGACCGTCGGGCGCTCAGGCAGCAGCGCCGCGAACTGGTCCCAGAGCGGGTCGGTCAGCCATGATGGCAGGACGGGCACGGGTCTCCCCAATGATCACAGAGCGTCGCAACTCCATGATCACCGGGACCTGTGCCCGGCTTGCCGCCGGGCCCCCACGCCGCCTATGTGCGCGAGCTCTTACACGCTGCTACGAACGACGAGGCAGTGTCATCGAAGCCTTCTTCAACCTCACTGACACGATCATCACCATCCGTAGCCTCATCCGCCGTGCATGGACAACGCATCGCTGGCAGACCCGCCCTCACCGCAGACCGTGAACCGCGCTTACACAGGCTGGCCGATCGGCCTGACGATCACCGTGTTGATGTCGACACCGCTCGGCTGCTCGATGGCCCACACGATCGTCTTGCCCAGCTGATCCGCGGAGAGAAAGTCGCGATCAGGCAGACCGCCAGGGGCGTTGTCGAAGAAGTTCGTCCTCGTCGCCCCCGGCGAGACGAGGGTAACGCCGATGCCATCGGCGGTCACCATCCTCCTGGTGTTCTCCGCGATGCCGGTGACGGCCCACTTCGTTGCACCGTAGATGTTGCCCGGCGTGTGGATGTGACCGGCCACGCTGCCCACGAGTACGACCCGGCCCTTGCTCTCTCGGAGCGCGGGCAGTGCGGCATTGATAAGCAACGCGGGGCCGAGAACGTTGGTCAGCACCATGTCGTGCCAGCCGGTGGGGTCACCGTCGGCCAGGTCGTCGAAGGTTGCGTAGCCCGCGTTGGCGACAACGACGTCGAGCCGCCCGAACGTCGTCACCGTCGCCTCGACCGCCGTGCGAACGCAATCGTGGTCGGCTGCGTTGCCCGGCATCACCAGCAAACCGTCAGGGTCTCCAAGCTCGGTAGCGAATCGACGTAGCCGGTCCTCGCTCCGACCGGTGACCGTCACGCGGTATCCAAGCCTTAGCAGTTGCCGAGCCGTCGCGGCCCCGATCCCGCTACCGCCACCGGTGATAAGTGCGACAGGAGAGTCCGTCATATGCAGCCCCAAGCTCGTGGCGTGAAGTCGGCTCGGAGATTCCAGCACTTGGAGTGCACTCCAAGTCAACTGTCAGCGCCGCAGAGTCACGCACGTAGCCAATTCGCCTATTTTCGCGGCCTCTAAGCCGATGCTGAGCCGGTGGATGATCCCGTTGATCATCTCTGGTGGTCGCGCCACGGCCGCACCGGTGGTTGCTCGTGGGCAGCAACGGCTCCAGCACTGCCCACTCAGCGCCTGTGAGATTCCTCCGGCTGAGCACGTCCCGAACAACGAGCTACTGATCGAAGAGACCGCTTAGCCGTTTTGAGCGGATACGGTGCGGAGGAAGTCCCCGAGGATCTCGTTGAAGGTATCCGGTCGCTCCATGTTGGGGTAGTGAGCGGTGGCTTCGATAGTCGTCACCCGGCCGTTGGCGACGATGTGTACGAGACGTTCGGCCATGCCGATGTGGTCGTCCGAGTCGATGCCGCCGTTGATGGCCAGCACCGGGACCGTGATTTTCGCGGCTCGCTCCCAGGTGTCGGTCACGGGCACGCGGTGGTCGGGTTCGGCGCCGGTGTGCTTGGCGACGGTCCGCCGGGTCATCTCCCGTAGCCTGTGCACGACGTCCTGGTCGAGGTCGTCGAGCGTGCGGTGCGGTCCCGGCGCCATCCGGGTGAACGCCTCGACGTAGCCCTCGGCGTCTCCCTCAGCCAGCGCCCGAGCCTGCTCGGCCTGGATCTCGTGGATCCAAGGGTCCCGGAATTCGGGTTCGCTGGTACCGACGCCGCTGACGACCAACGCACGTACCAGATCGGGGTGTTCGAGTGCGGTATCGACGGCGATGGCTCCGCCCATCGACAGTCCGACGAGGATCGCGGGGCCGACATCGAGGTGACGTAGCAGCGCTGCGAGGTCATCGGTCTGACGGAACGGTGCGCTCGCAACGGAGGATCCGCCGTGCCCGCGGGCATCCGGCGCGATCACCCGGTAGTCCGACGCCAAGACCGGTACCTGGTCGTCCCACATGTGGTGGTCCAGGAAGCCGCCGTGCAGCAGTACCAGGGGCCGGCCTGCCCCGGTGTCGCGGTAGGCGAGGTGGCCGTCTGCGGTGTCTAACGAGAACATGTCAGATGCACGAGTCATGACAACCAAGGTGCCATATGGTTTGGGGTATTGGCAACGCAGGTGTCATCCTGGCCAGGTGAATGATGCTGACACTCCCCTCGCACCCGACGACCTCGGACGCCGGCTCACGGAAGTTTTCGCACTGGTCGGCCCGCTGTACCGACGCGTGCAGCGCAAGGTCGAACAAGCAGAACCCATCGAGGGGCTCTCCGTCGGTGTGCGCGCCGTCCTGGATCTGCTTCTCGCGCACGGTCCCATGACCGTCCCGCAGATGGGTCGCGCACAGGCGTTGAGCCGACAATTCGTGCAGCGCATGGTCAACGACGCAGCAACCCGGCAGCTGGTCGAGATCACCCCCAATCCGGCCCACCAGCGGTCCTCGCTGATCCAGCTGACCGACGACGGCAGGGCGGCCATCACCGCGGTAACCACCCGCGAGCACGCCCTCCTGCGCCAGGTCGGCGGCGACCTGACCGATGCCGAGCTGACTGCATGCAAGCGTGTACTCACCCAGATGCTCGAACTCTTCGACAACGTAGACGTGAACTGACTGTCACGCTGCATATCGTTGCCCAGGTCGGGAGTTGCCGAGAATTGCATGCGCACCGGCAGGAGCGGCTCAAACCGTTCGCACAAGGCACCGTCATTCACCGAGGCCCATTCCTCTTGCCCGTGAATTGCCCGACGAGTTGCTGTAGGCGAGACCTGGCTCCTAGGTCGGCATTCTGCTGACTCCTTCGGCCTGGGACGGCAGCGGGCAGGAATGACATGCCGCCGGCTGGGTTCCGGCCGTAGGCTCGATGGCGGTGCATCGGGGCAACCATCGGTCCGCCGAGTCCGGCTCCGATCCACAACGGCATCACGACGAACATCGGGTTCGTACCGCACTGCGGGCCTGACGGCCATGATGGAGAGATCCGTACCGGAGCAGGACGTCCGGTGCACCGAAAGAAGGTTCAAACGGCGGTAGCACTCCGTATGCGAGCTTCTTATCGACGTGCGATGCTGATCGAAAGCCGATCAGTGATCTCCCCTTAGGGATGAAAGACCATGGCTAAGAAGTCCGAGGCGCAAAAGGCCCGTGAACAGGCTGATGCGAAGCTCCGCGAGGAGAGGAAAAAGGGGACGCAGCGTTCCGGCAGCACGGCCGCCGACGAAGCGTGGAAAGAGAAGTTGCGCCAGCAGCAGGAGGAACAGGACCGGCGCGACACCTTCGACGAGAATTACGATGTGTGAGCGGCTCCATTCCCTCTGAAGCCGTGCACCGTCTCCGTCACCGCACCTCCTGCTGACGCCTGGACGCGCAGGCGAGAACTGCACCCGGCCGGTCGATGATCACGAGGCCCGGCTGACTGGCACCGCTACTCCGCCGGGCCCTCGGCCGACGCACGCGAGAACGCTACGCCTACCTAGCGAACATCCACCCCGAACATCTCACCCCGAACATCGCCGGCCTTGCACCGGACGTGTTCCACTGCCACACACGCGCGTACACAGCCTCAACTCATCAGGAAACGTTCCCCCGGTCCCCCACTTCCGGCACCGGGGAGGTCGCGGTCAGTCGGTGAGTGATCTCTTCTGCCGTCAGCACGAGCGCGAACCCCTTGCGCAGGACGGCGAGTTCTGGTTCCTGCCGGGTTTCGTCGTCGGTGGCCGTGACGTCGGATCCGACGACGACCTTGTAGCCGCGTTCATAGCCCTGCCGGGCGGTGGTGCCGCAGCAGTAGTTGGTGAGCGTTCCCGTGACGATGACGGTGTCGCAGCCGAGGTTGCGCAGCATGGTGTCGAGCGGGGTGTCGTAGAACGCGCCGTAGGAGGGTTTGCGGATCAGAGCCTCGTCGGGGCGGCGGCCCATCTGGCCCCATACCTCGGCGGGGGCCGGTCGGCGCCAGTCGGTGTCGGCGTGCGGGAGGAACCGCAGGGCGTGCGGCCGGTCCAGTCCGAGATGGGTGTCATCGAAGATGGTCCAGATCACGGGGACGGAGAGGGCCCGGCAGTCTTCGACCAGCTGCTGGAGCCGGGGTGCCATCCGGGTGGCTGCGGGCACCCAATACGGGCTCCAGCCGGGCCGGACGAATTCGTCCTGCATGTCGATGACCAGCAGCGCCGTCCGTTCGGGCCGTATGTCGAACGATGCCTGGCCGCGCTCGTAGGCGTTGCGCGCCCGGGTGGTCACCCATTCCTCGGTGTACATCATCTGCGTCTCCTATATCGATTCGAGGTACCTCGCTTCGATGTGCGACAGTAGCAGCATGCTCGAACTCGCCATACTGGGATTCCTGGCCGAAGGGCCGCTGCACGGCTACCAACTGCGCCGCCGGATAGCGCACTTGACGGGCCATGCTCGGCCGGTCAGTGACGGCAGCCTCTACCCGGCGATCAACCGGCTGGTCGGCGCCGGGCTGTTGGACCGGCGCACCGAACCGGGCGCCTCGGCCGCCCAGCGGCATACCCTGAGCCTGACGGCCGCCGGCCGCTGCGAACTGCTGCGTCGTCTGCGGGATGCCGACGGCCTGGACATCAGCGACAGCACCCGGTACTTCACGGTCCTGGCTTTCCTCTCCCAGGTACCCGACGCCGCCGATCAGCACGCGGTGCTCCGCCGTCGGCTGGAATTTCTGGAGCAGCCCGCGAGCTTCTTCTACGACGGTGACCGCCCGCTGGGCGCCGATGACAATGACGACCCCTACCGCCGCGGCATGCTCACCATCGCCCGCGCCACCAGCCGCGCGGAACGGTCGTGGCTGCGGGAGGTCCTTGGCTGACGGGTCCGCGCCGGCAGGTCGCGCGCCCGGCTTCCCCCACCCGGATCCGAACAGCCTTGAGCAGTCGGGTCGTTGGCGGGCGCCTGGGCCGGGGGGGCCGACTCACGGGCACGGCGGTAGCCGCCTCGGGCCCGTGGGGTCCGGGTTACCGTCTCGTCCGGCCAATGCGGGACCCGCTCACCAACGGGCGGCCATGTCGGCAGAAATGTCCTGCTCCGTCCAGATGATCTTGCCGGTCATTGTGTAACGGGTGCCCCATCGCCGGGCGAGCTGCGCCACGATCAGCAGGCCCCGTCCTCCCTCGTCGGTGGTCCGGGCATGGCGCAGGCGCGGCGAAGTGCTGCTGGCGTCGGAGACCTCGCAGATCAGGCCACGGTCCCGGATCAGGCGCAGACTTACCGGTCCGGTCGCATGGCGGATGGCGTTGGTGACCAGCTCGCTGACGATGAGCTCCGTGGTGAACGCCAGATCGTCCATGCCCCACTCCGCCAGCTGCCGGCCGGCGAGGGTGCGGGCGTTCGCCACGGCCGCCGGGTCGCTGGGCAGGTTCCATGACACGACCCGGTCCGGAGCCAGGACGCGGGTCCGGGCGAGGAGCAGGGCCGCGTCGTCGGACGGCGGTCCCGTCAGTAGGGCGTCGACCGCGCCCAGGCCGATTTCCTCCAGTGTCGGCCTGGGCTCCATGAGGGCGTCGCCCAGTCGGGAGATCCCGACGTCGAGATCCCGGTCGAAGGTCTCGATGAGGCCGTCGGTGTAGAGCGCGATGAGGCTGCCTTCGGCCAGCTCCAGTTCCACGGACTCGAAGGGGAGGTATCCGAGGCCGAGTGGCGGTCCGGCGGGCAGGTCGAGAAGGTCGGCGGTGCCGTCGGGGCCGACGATCACGGGTGGGAGGTGACCGGCGCGGGCCAGCGTGAAGCGTCGGCTGACCGGGTCGTACACGGCGTAGAGACAGGTGGCCCCCATGAACGCGGCACCCGCGGCCTCGTCCTCGGCCTCCGCCGGCCCCATGAGGCCGATGACCAGGTCGTCCAGATGGGCCAGCAGTTCGTCCGGAGGGAGGTCCAGATCGGCGAGCGTGCGTACCGCGGTGCGCAGACGCCCCATGGTCGCCGCCGCGTTCATGCCGTGTCCGACGACGTCCCCGACGACCAGTGCAACCCGGGCTCCGGAGAGCGGAATCACGTCGAACCAGTCGCCGCCCACACCGCTGGGGGCATCCGCCGGGAGATACCACGACGCCACCTCCAGAGCGGACCCTCCCATGAGCTCCTGCGGCAGCAGGAAACTCTGCATGGAGCGGGCCGCTGTGCGCTCGCGGGTGAAGCGGCGCGCGTTGTCGACGCACACCGCCGCGCGGGAGACGAGTTCCTCGGCGAGACGCACGTCGTCGCCCTCGAAGGGGCCCTGACGCCCGGAGCGGGCGAACGTCGCCACGCCAAGGGTGACGCCGCGCGCCCGCACCGGAACCACCATCAGGGAGCGGAAGTCGAACTTGCGGATGGAGGCGCCCACTGACGGGTCTTCGGTCACCCAGGCGCTGGTGGAGCGGTCCAGGATCCGTTCCACGAGAGTCCTGCTTTCCAGCAGGCAGCGGGTCACGGGCGACGAGGGGCCACGCCGGACTGTTTCGCCCACGGCCAGACTCGCCTCCGGACAGCCCTCGCGCACCGAATGCTGCCCGGCTCGGCGGATGACGGGCGTCATGCCGACCGGTCCGGGGGTCGGCTCCTCGCCCCTCATGACCGAGTCCAGCAGGTCGACGGCGACGAACTCGGCGACGGACGGTACGGCCTCGTCGGCCAGTTCCTGCGCGGTCCGTGTCACTTCCAGTGTGCTGCCGATACGGGCACCGGCGTCGTTCAGCAGCGCCAGGCGTTCCTGGGCCCGCCAGCGCTCGGTGACGTCGATGATCATGTACCAGATGCCCACGTACCGGCCGTGGCGGTCCTTCATGGCGAAGAAGGAGGCGGAGAAGGCGCGCGTGCGGTCGGGATCGGTGTAGCTGGGGCCGCGGAACTCGTAGTCCAGCACCGGGTTCCCGGTCTCGAGAACCCTGTGCATCTGCTCCTCGAAGGCTTCCGCCTCGATCCTCGGCAGTACCTCACCCACCTGCCTTCCCAGTCGTTGTTCGAGGGGGATCAGGCGGTTCAGTGGCTCGTTCACCCAGACGTAGCGCAGATCGGTGTCCAGGACGGCCATGCCGACCGGTGCGTGGGTGAGGAACGGGGTGAGCATCAGCTGGCTCACCCCGCCTCCCGGCATCCGCCAGAAGGCCCGTTTCGGCGGCCGCCCGACGAACCTGCCGAAGACCAGTGCGGCGGCCGTGGCGACCAGCACGCCCGGGACCATTTCGTAGATGTCCGACGCGAGGGGCCCCAGCAGTGGACTGATCTTCTTCCAGAGAAGCACCGTGGTCGCACCCGACACGATCCCGGCCATGGCTCCTGCCCAGGTCATACGCGGCCAGTACAGCGAGAGGAGGATGACCGGCCCGAAGGCGGCGCCGAATCCCGCCCAGGCGTAGGCGACGATGCCCAGCAGTCCGTCGCCGTTGAGCGCGATCACGAAGGCGACGAGGATCACCGCGACGACGGCCCCGCGACCGACCCACACCAGCGCCCGGTCCGAGGCACGCCGGTTGAGGAACGCGCGGTAGAAGTCCTCCGTGAGCGCGACGGACGACACGAGCAGCTGGCTGTCCGCGGTCGACATGATCGCGGCCAGTACCGCGATCAG is a genomic window of Streptomyces gilvosporeus containing:
- a CDS encoding DUF2867 domain-containing protein; its protein translation is MRLPRTAHTDRPWRIHEIAGDFTVEDVWALDTPGGPDDLVWLVRQTADGIRDGVSGEGAVSRVLFAVRWKLGALLGWDKSGTGIGTRLPSLHSRLPKDLREGPQGPDLGSSPFTSLYLRDDEWAAEMGNKTVHAVMHIGWVPDGSGGYRGQMAVLVKPNGLFGTLYMAAIKPFRYVGVYPALMRSIAREWRANAAARGAR
- a CDS encoding class I SAM-dependent methyltransferase, whose protein sequence is MSRPFEELVAEAESVSVEGWDFSWLDGRATEERPSWGYQQAMSRRLAAVSAALDIHTGGGEVLAGAEKLPPAMAATESWPPNVAKATRLLHPRGVVVVADPDEPPLPFADEAFDLVTSRHPATVWWSEIARVLRPGGAYFAQHVGPASVWELVEYFLGPQPEARRKRHPDDESAAAKAVGLEIADVRTERLRMEFFDVGAVIYFLRKVIWTVPGFTVEQYRSRLRELHEEIEAEGPFIAHSSRTLIEARKPERA
- a CDS encoding SDR family oxidoreductase, which produces MTDSPVALITGGGSGIGAATARQLLRLGYRVTVTGRSEDRLRRFATELGDPDGLLVMPGNAADHDCVRTAVEATVTTFGRLDVVVANAGYATFDDLADGDPTGWHDMVLTNVLGPALLINAALPALRESKGRVVLVGSVAGHIHTPGNIYGATKWAVTGIAENTRRMVTADGIGVTLVSPGATRTNFFDNAPGGLPDRDFLSADQLGKTIVWAIEQPSGVDINTVIVRPIGQPV
- a CDS encoding alpha/beta fold hydrolase, whose protein sequence is MTRASDMFSLDTADGHLAYRDTGAGRPLVLLHGGFLDHHMWDDQVPVLASDYRVIAPDARGHGGSSVASAPFRQTDDLAALLRHLDVGPAILVGLSMGGAIAVDTALEHPDLVRALVVSGVGTSEPEFRDPWIHEIQAEQARALAEGDAEGYVEAFTRMAPGPHRTLDDLDQDVVHRLREMTRRTVAKHTGAEPDHRVPVTDTWERAAKITVPVLAINGGIDSDDHIGMAERLVHIVANGRVTTIEATAHYPNMERPDTFNEILGDFLRTVSAQNG
- a CDS encoding MarR family winged helix-turn-helix transcriptional regulator — protein: MNDADTPLAPDDLGRRLTEVFALVGPLYRRVQRKVEQAEPIEGLSVGVRAVLDLLLAHGPMTVPQMGRAQALSRQFVQRMVNDAATRQLVEITPNPAHQRSSLIQLTDDGRAAITAVTTREHALLRQVGGDLTDAELTACKRVLTQMLELFDNVDVN
- a CDS encoding cysteine hydrolase family protein: MMYTEEWVTTRARNAYERGQASFDIRPERTALLVIDMQDEFVRPGWSPYWVPAATRMAPRLQQLVEDCRALSVPVIWTIFDDTHLGLDRPHALRFLPHADTDWRRPAPAEVWGQMGRRPDEALIRKPSYGAFYDTPLDTMLRNLGCDTVIVTGTLTNYCCGTTARQGYERGYKVVVGSDVTATDDETRQEPELAVLRKGFALVLTAEEITHRLTATSPVPEVGDRGNVS
- a CDS encoding PadR family transcriptional regulator codes for the protein MLELAILGFLAEGPLHGYQLRRRIAHLTGHARPVSDGSLYPAINRLVGAGLLDRRTEPGASAAQRHTLSLTAAGRCELLRRLRDADGLDISDSTRYFTVLAFLSQVPDAADQHAVLRRRLEFLEQPASFFYDGDRPLGADDNDDPYRRGMLTIARATSRAERSWLREVLG
- the putP gene encoding sodium/proline symporter PutP, with amino-acid sequence MFDLSAPIVTTFLVYAVVMIGVGVWAYTRTHTFADFALGGRRLSAFVAALSAEASDMSGWLFLAFPGAVYAAGIGASWIAVGLAVGTYLNWRFVAPRLRTYTERAENAVSLSAYLEERFEDRTRMLRMVSAAVTLVFFTVYVASGLEAGGLLFEHVFGIRFGLGVTLTALVIAIYSSLGGFLAVSLTHVMQATLMFLALIVVPLTAIGALGGFRELHDALGKKAPGLLDMGAEVSYADGKWTAGGPLGAVAIISLLAWGLGYFGQPHILARFMGIRSTRAIPTARRIGTGWVIVVLLGATLVGLAGIGRLGTPLHDPETVYIVLSRILLNPWIAGVMLIAVLAAIMSTADSQLLVSSVALTEDFYRAFLNRRASDRALVWVGRGAVVAVILVAFVIALNGDGLLGIVAYAWAGFGAAFGPVILLSLYWPRMTWAGAMAGIVSGATTVLLWKKISPLLGPLASDIYEMVPGVLVATAAALVFGRFVGRPPKRAFWRMPGGGVSQLMLTPFLTHAPVGMAVLDTDLRYVWVNEPLNRLIPLEQRLGRQVGEVLPRIEAEAFEEQMHRVLETGNPVLDYEFRGPSYTDPDRTRAFSASFFAMKDRHGRYVGIWYMIIDVTERWRAQERLALLNDAGARIGSTLEVTRTAQELADEAVPSVAEFVAVDLLDSVMRGEEPTPGPVGMTPVIRRAGQHSVREGCPEASLAVGETVRRGPSSPVTRCLLESRTLVERILDRSTSAWVTEDPSVGASIRKFDFRSLMVVPVRARGVTLGVATFARSGRQGPFEGDDVRLAEELVSRAAVCVDNARRFTRERTAARSMQSFLLPQELMGGSALEVASWYLPADAPSGVGGDWFDVIPLSGARVALVVGDVVGHGMNAAATMGRLRTAVRTLADLDLPPDELLAHLDDLVIGLMGPAEAEDEAAGAAFMGATCLYAVYDPVSRRFTLARAGHLPPVIVGPDGTADLLDLPAGPPLGLGYLPFESVELELAEGSLIALYTDGLIETFDRDLDVGISRLGDALMEPRPTLEEIGLGAVDALLTGPPSDDAALLLARTRVLAPDRVVSWNLPSDPAAVANARTLAGRQLAEWGMDDLAFTTELIVSELVTNAIRHATGPVSLRLIRDRGLICEVSDASSTSPRLRHARTTDEGGRGLLIVAQLARRWGTRYTMTGKIIWTEQDISADMAARW